The following is a genomic window from Theobroma cacao cultivar B97-61/B2 chromosome 10, Criollo_cocoa_genome_V2, whole genome shotgun sequence.
ATTTGATTTGGATTATGTACTAGAAggcaatttttttcttatctcCTTTCTAAGATTCCGAttcgaaaattttaaaattaaaaattttaataatttggtTACAAGATATTCACAAAAACAGTATACTCTAAATGTGAATTCTTCTACATTTTTGCATCTTAATAaccaaatttaaaatagatgCATCCCCTATAGTAGTTGatctataaaattttcaaaataattgagtTTACACGTTTTGAGTAATCAAcgagaaattttgataaaaaaaaattcatgcaCCAATCGTTAAATAAATGTTAGAGTGTATCGATAAAACTTTTCATACAACGAGATAGATGGTATTGCTAAATGCGTTATCAAGTCAAGTTAAAATCAATctttttaatggtttaatttTCTGAAAAGAATGAAACCTGCCAATACATGTGGGAAAGCAAGTGAAAGGGACAGATTATTTCAATGGAACTAATCTGCAAAATGAGAAGCACATTCAATAAATAGTAGTAGGaacatttaattttcaattaaaaaaaaacaaatgctaacaaaaaaaggaaaattatagACATAAGACTCCATTAAATTGTCGAGTTTCCATCAAAGTTGCAGAAACGTGACATAATGTTTCATATGCTGTGATTTGATGTGTGTCACATGGTTGAAGCGACTTGGACTTTGTACTTAAAAAGAGTACAACAGTTAGTACGTACAATCAATGAGAGAAACATGCACAGCCTGCCTGCTTAACCTAACAACACCCCAAGACAGATGACAATAGAATTATAGCAGTTTGGCAACGCAAAAGCcttatgagttttttttttttaaaaaaaaaatttatttatggaAATTGTGAGATAGTAAAACGAAAATATTAATGGTACTATATAGGATCAGAATAATGCTATGATGAGGTGGAAAAATGctaaaattttatgtataaaattattatttattatatttatatcattTATGAGTAGCCAGAGTTGAGCACTGGTATAATACTCCTGAGAATATACCATTCAAATTGCGTTTGTCGATCAAGGATGGGATGCTTTAGTCATGTAAACCCTGTAACCAGTATCCAAATTCTGAGGAGTTATTAAAAGGAATATCTCTAATAAGTACATAAAacattaccttttttttttttaaagtaagaAGGGATGATAATTACATTGGTAATGTCTACCATTGTTATATGTTTTTGGATTTATTCCAAATGTTCACTGTTTTACATGGTTGTACAGCATAAAGAGAGGATAGGTACGGACACAAGGGACACCATGAACAAGTAgttcaaaatattaatcatAGATCAAGACATTCTAACCAACTCTGGACttttaaatatcattttgaTAACATGGTTTAATTAAGGATTAACTTTTATGAATCCGTACCGTCGTACTACAAGAACTTATTATGTTGATCGAGTACTTTTATTTACAGTGATATTTTGATCTATAACAAATTTTATGAGATTTTTGATGCAGAGAATTGAGATCAATTTAGGACAAGGCTCGATATAACAAATTGAATTGGTTAATAGGAAAAGTTGTATTGTTATTTCTATAGAATTCTGCTGTAATATAATCATTTCATCTTATAGATTGAAAATGAGCCAATGATCATGGAATAACCACTTTACAGACTATATTACCCCACCAAAGAATCAAGTCAGTGGGTTCATATTTTCAATTCCAACTTGATTGAATGGTTAAGGGGGAAAGTTGAACAAATCCTATACATGATTTGCTATTTGACTCAACCCTTCCTCTCAAAGAAACATGAAAAAAAGTTTTCTCTAGGTCATGGCATTGCTAGAGGTGCTTTCGACAAATCAAGACGATTAAGCCGGCATGTCCCCAGAAGGGTTTCAGGGAGCTCCTCCTGTGTATTACCCTGCAGAAGTAGCGTGGATCATAATCAAGCCATCAAGTACATTACACCAgttaattaagtcattcttCAATTCTTAGCTTTTAACTCACTAAAGGTCCAAATTTTTTCTCGAAACTGGAGAGAAAATTTCATTCAGATTAACAATTTGACTTGTAGTAAGGACCTGCCTGCCTACACATGTAGGACTAAGAGTCTTACCTGTATCACAAATGCCAATTCTATGACCAAATTGTTCAGATATCCGAGAACAAGATTAGATACACCCCGTGCCACTGTTGAGGACCCAACATCAACTTCAACCTggaatttaaatatatttgagTATTAGCAGATGGTAGCACAATAACAAGTTAAGGAATCACAAAATCATttcatgaagaaagaaaaagaagaatcaCAAAACCAAAATACTATAGCAGTGATATATTATGATTGGGGAATCGATGTTTACTGAGTTACCAAGTAACTTTTCCAGTTTTGAAGACTTGCTTTTATCAAAAGAATCTAAAGACTTGATAAAAGCATATCAACATTTGCAATATTTTAGTTTCATAGAGAGAGTAAAAGCATTTTCAATAACATATCAGCAGGTAAAAGCAATAACAAAATCAGCATTCACAAGTCATATCGTCCTTAGTTTTGAGGATTTGGAATCCACCTCCAAGTAATTTTGCCCACGAAAATAATGAATCTCAAGAGAATGTCCTATTAAGCATGCTTTCTTTCCAACACTTTGCTTGACTATCCATGATCCCTGAAGAGGCAAATTGTTAGGCACAACAGTAGAGTGAACAGCACGAAACCTGAAACTAGTCAACTACAGTTTTTATGCTATATATCAAAGCGTCGCTAACCTTAGAAATGTAAGGTATCAGCTTAAATCTTGAGTTCCTATAGGCATCATCTCCATTTACGAAGTTGTATAGCAGAGGGTGATCTTCCAAAGGAGTTTTTATCATGTAATACATTGCTAGGGTATACATAGGTGCTCCTGGAATCTGATTCATGATAGGGAATAGTTATATAATGCAAATCTTAATGAAAACAAAGACAGTAATTGAGTATATAAAACAATCGAACAAACCTGCATATtaacaataaagaaaaattctgGCCCACCTCGTGCTGCATATTTCTGCGTGAATATATATACAGAGTTATTTTTCTATCAGTGGTTTGTTTCTGATAGTTTGTCTATGTTTTGCATAGATGTTTAATGACATAGAATCAGTTGTTAGAAATTGGCACATAATGTACATAATTACAGTTCAAACCTGAACAATACCACCAAGTCGGCTGCCCAGATCATCTTCTCGTTTGTCAGATATGAGCCAGTCAGCCCCTACCATTTGCATCAATGTTCCTTTTGCCTTGATCTACTCAAAGAATACAGAGTTAGCATATAGATTAAAGGTAAACCAAAAATTCACATTTGCAGATCTGGAGAAGTTGTCTTCGCAAGTCATTGGATACATTTAAAGGCACCTAAATCAATATTTCAGCAATAAGGATATATTCTTGTTCTCAAGTCCAACTTTGGGGTTGGAATTTGGAAAGATGAAGTTATATGGATTAGGAAGCTATTTAATGTGAACTCAACTTGAATGAAGTCCTTAACATCTGAATTTTGTTCCTACAATTAAAATTCCAGAAATAATCTCACTTCAAAAGGCAAAGTGTTCTCTGTGTGTGTGTCCGTTGTCTCCATATTGTAACTTCAAATTTGGGTCAAATTATTCCTTTATTTTTGCCACCGTCATTGAGATGATTCAAATTTCCTAGTCTGGTTTCTTGTCATCTTATACCAATAATGTTAAGTTCTAGCAAAGTATTAGTTTCAGGAATCAACATTTACTATTAAGTATGGTACATATCCAAACaaccaaatcaaaacataaagcTGCTGCTCACCAACAAAATAATCTCCATTCATAGAAACAACGTATGTAGGACTTGATGCTCATCTTCCCAGTGAGAAAAGTTCATCATAAATGCATTTAGCAGTTCAGTATATCAATTAGACACTCCTTTCTTCACAACGTTTATTAAGTTCATCTTCTTCAAACTTATTGGTATTTCTATTTCTAATCCTTAACTTTTAAACCCAACCATTAATCGataattgtttgaaatttaattttctaccATCAACTTTAAACAAGTTTCAATTTTGTATATGTTTGAAAGCAAGAATCCAACTTTACCAAGAAATGGTTAATATATACATGCACATACAAGCATGTTTATGTACATATGCATGTATCTGTATGTGTTTATGTACATATCTACACACATACACAAACATGTATGTATGTGTGGATTTATGCGGGTGTGCATGTATTAATACAAATTGCATAATTAGAAGGTTTGTGTGAAAGAATGTCTTGAAAGGTTGTAGTAATTTCAGATAACCTGCCTACATTTTGAAAGCAAAACTGAAGCAAATGAATACCTTTTGGTGGTCTTTCAGATAATTTTTACCACGTATCAAAAACGCAGAAGGATCGCCTGCAGACCAACTGCAAGGTAAAGTACAGGTTGGGTCCTTTTGGAGAGAGGTTCCATAGGAGCACATTATGCTGTCTTCCCTAGCCACCTCTTGTAAGTCCATGTAACCCTTCTTTTGAACTGCAGCATGAAAAATTGGATACTTGATGATcacaatataattatttaaaaacagATAAAGATGCATTTGATCCACTAATTATCTCAAGCAAGTTTGGCTGCATAATAGAACTTACTTGCAAGATCATGCAACTTTCTCACTAAACCAGCTGCTGATGTTAATTTCGGCTGTTGTATGTTCTGCATGTTtcattgtgaaaaaaaaaagggtaaataAATTGTACAAATCAATAATAATGGTAAGATCAGATAAATCTCTTGATATAAAGTTCCTTTGTCAAGTCACATTTAGCACTTGAAGTTACAAATTGGTTTTGATTGCTATGTAAAATAAACTTCATCGAGCAACTTTATAGTACTAATTAAGAATAacaaaagagggataaaagtTCCATCTCAGGTCTGCTTGAAACAGTTGATCATGAAAAATCCTATATCAGAATTGCAATGCTAGATTGACCAAGCAAGTTTCTTGCCAACAAGATATCCAGAATCTATAGTGAAGAAGTtcactatatttttttaagaaggGTGTGATTTGTAGACACTTGAGGTCATCCAATTCCATTGACAGTTGCATGGAAAAATGCAGGGAAGGCAGGCTCCCTATACAATgggaaatttaaaaaaggtTTCTGCTACCATCAGACCATCAAATTCAGCTTCCAGATTCTGGTATATTACAAGGATATATGAATAGCCAGTACTTGGTCAAGTTATTGTGGTTCATATGGAGGTAAAGCATTAAAAAACAGGCTAGAACCATTGAGCTATGAAAGCATAGATTACAAAAAGGAAAGGATAGCCATTGCTTCACTGgcctctctccctctctccatatttttgcatttgtgtgtgtaaattataaatatcgTAATAGCTTTGCATTTTACTTCATTTACATAGCAGACACTACTATTCGtaagaggaaaaaaatgaacttTAGAATGAAGACAAAACAAGCCAACTTTGAAGTGAGATAGGAGAATAAAGCACTCAACCAAATAGTTTGTCTAAATTACTTGCAAAAGCAAGAATTTAAACTTAGAGACTAGGTGAGTACCGGGGGACGCAGTTCTGAACTTGGTTCAGGAGGCCACTCACTCTCCAAGGGATCATAATCTGTGAACTCAGATGCTTCTGGAACATCAAAGAACTCATCAGGTGCTTCGTTCAGGCTCATTAGACTTATACGACCAGATGCTTGTTTTTCCACctcattttcaattaaaacatCCTCCTCGATCTTTATTATCTCTTTGGGACTTTGAATTTCCATCTTAAAATCCTCTCTTTCAATTTGATGCAAGTCTATATCCCTTCGCCTCTCTCCAGCAAAGCATTCAGAAGAATAATTTCCTTGTTTAGCTTTGAGCAGCTCCCTTAAGGCTGCATATAGTAAGTGCAAGAAAACATTTAACACAACATTGATTAAAAACCTACCAGGAACAAAGTTCAACCATTATTAATGAGCAGAGGGATACCAGCAACTCTCTCAAGCATACGAATTGTTAAGGACCTAGCAGCTGATGGACGGAGATATAATTTCCAGAACCTCCAATCAATAGCAAGCATGTGTTTCACAAGTGACTGTTTTCCCTGGTTCACGGGAGTGATAACATATCCTCCACCTATGTATTTTCATAAGTAAAAGTTCAAAATGGCAGAACAAATTCCATCAAAACCATCTGTACGGTCATGTTTTGGACAATGGAATTGGGAGAGGAATAATGAATTGAGctatttaaaaaacaaaatgagtaCAGTTTGATGACTACTTAAGCAAAAAGAGCAGCCAGCTCAGCAGGCCTTGAAGCCATGTCTATTCCAGTGATTTATTGTCATCACCCATTTCTATAATCCGGATCTGTACAAGCCTCTTAAAGTTAATGGTAAAACTTCA
Proteins encoded in this region:
- the LOC18586409 gene encoding protein ENHANCED DISEASE RESISTANCE 2-like; translated protein: MEAKMEGWLYTIRSNRFGLQFSRKRYFILHNNVLKSYKAIPISDKEEPVRSAMIDSCIRVTDDGRESIHKKVFFIFTLHSTLDHNDQLKFGARSSEEAAIWIRCLKDAALKESRGQAKNFVAFPKKRWPSLRLGSAKTAQIKNFVDWPFRSSVHAEAMTSDVIAPSPWKIFGCQNGLRLFKEAKDGDSRGGHWDDHPAIMAVGVVDGTSETIFRAVMSLGPARSEWDFCLYRGSVVEHLDGHTDIIHKQLYSDWLPWGMKRRDLLLQRYWRREDDGTYVILYHSVFHKKCLPQSGYVRARLKSGGYVITPVNQGKQSLVKHMLAIDWRFWKLYLRPSAARSLTIRMLERVAALRELLKAKQGNYSSECFAGERRRDIDLHQIEREDFKMEIQSPKEIIKIEEDVLIENEVEKQASGRISLMSLNEAPDEFFDVPEASEFTDYDPLESEWPPEPSSELRPPNIQQPKLTSAAGLVRKLHDLAIQKKGYMDLQEVAREDSIMCSYGTSLQKDPTCTLPCSWSAGDPSAFLIRGKNYLKDHQKIKAKGTLMQMVGADWLISDKREDDLGSRLGGIVQKYAARGGPEFFFIVNMQIPGAPMYTLAMYYMIKTPLEDHPLLYNFVNGDDAYRNSRFKLIPYISKGSWIVKQSVGKKACLIGHSLEIHYFRGQNYLEVEVDVGSSTVARGVSNLVLGYLNNLVIELAFVIQGNTQEELPETLLGTCRLNRLDLSKAPLAMP